From the Peromyscus leucopus breed LL Stock chromosome 8b, UCI_PerLeu_2.1, whole genome shotgun sequence genome, one window contains:
- the Myadml2 gene encoding myeloid-associated differentiation marker-like protein 2, with product MGSTMEPPGGAYLHLGAVTSPVGTARVLQLAFGCTTFSLVAHRGGFGGVQGTFCMAAWGFCFAFSVLVVACEFTRLHSCLRLSWGNFTAAFAMLATLLCATAAVIYPLYFTRLECPPEPAGCMARNFRLAASVFAGLLFLAYAAEVALTRARPGQVASYMATVSGLLKIVQAFVACIIFGALVHDSRYGRYMATQWCVAVYSLCFMATVAVVALSVMGHTGGLGCPFDRLVVVYTFLAVLLYLSAAVIWPVFCFDPKYGEPARPPDCRRGSCPWDSQLVVAIFTYVNLLLYIVDLAYSQRIRFVPTL from the coding sequence ATGGGCAGCACCATGGAGCCCCCAGGGGGCGCATACCTGCACTTAGGCGCTGTGACCTCCCCGGTAGGCACagcccgagtgctgcagctggcctTCGGCTGTACCACCTTCAGTTTGGTTGCTCACCGTGGTGGTTTTGGGGGTGTCCAGGGCACTTTCTGCATGGCTGCCTGGGgcttctgttttgccttctcagtgctggtgGTGGCCTGTGAGTTCACAAGGCTCCACAGCTGcctgcgcctttcctggggcaACTTCACAGCAGCCTTTGCCATGCTGGCAACTCTGCTGTGTGCCACGGCCGCCGTCATCTACCCTCTGTACTTCACCCGGCTGGAGTGCCCACCTGAGCCTGCCGGATGCATGGCCAGAAACTTCCGCCTGGCCGCCAGCGTCTTCGCAGGACTCCTCTTCCTGGCCTACGCTGCTGAGGTGGCCCTGACACGGGCACGGCCAGGTCAGGTAGCCAGCTACATGGCGACGGTGTCCGGACTCCTTAAGATCGTCCAGGCCTTTGTGGCCTGCATCATCTTCGGGGCACTCGTTCATGACAGTCGCTATGGGCGCTACATGGCCACACAGTGGTGCGTGGCTGTCTACAGCCTGTGCTTCATGGCCACAGTGGCCGTGGTGGCCCTGAGTGTGATGGGACACACAGGGGGCCTGGGGTGCCCATTTGACCGCCtagtggtagtgtacaccttccTGGCTGTGCTCCTGTACCTCAGTGCCGCAGTCATCTGGCCGGTCTTCTGCTTCGACCCCAAGTACGGAGAGCCAGCACGGCCCCCTGACTGCCGCCGAGGCAGCTGCCCCTGGGACAGCCAGCTGGTGGTAGCTATTTTCACCTACGTCAACCTGCTCCTTTACATCGTCGACCTCGCCTACTCCCAGAGGATCCGTTTCGTGCCTACCTTGTAG
- the Notum gene encoding palmitoleoyl-protein carboxylesterase NOTUM, with the protein MGGEVRVLLLLGLLHWVGGSEGRKTWRRRGQQPPQPPPPPPPPQRAEVAPGAGQPVESFPLDFTAVEGNMDSFMAQVKSLAQSLYPCSAQQLNEDLRLHLLLNTSVTCNDGSPAGYYLKESKGSRRWLLFLEGGWYCFNRENCDSRYSTMRRLMSSRDWPHTRTGTGILSSQPEENPHWWNANMVFIPYCSSDVWSGASPKSEKNEYAFMGSLIIQEVVRELLGKGLSGAKVLLLAGSSAGGTGVLLNVDRVAELLEELGYPSIQVRGLADSGWFLDNKQYRRSDCIDTINCAPTEAIRRGIRYWNGMVPERCQRQFKEGEEWNCFFGYKVYPTLRCPVFVVQWLFDEAQLTVDNVHLTGQPVQEGQWLYIQNLGRELRGTLKDVQASFAPACLSHEIIVRSYWTDVQVKGTSLPRALHCWDRSFHDSHKASRAPVKGCPFHLVDSCPWPHCNPSCPTLRDQFTGQEMSVAQFLMHMGFDVQTVAQQQGMEPSKLLGMLSSGN; encoded by the exons ATGGGCGGAGAGGTGCGCGTGCTGCTCCTGCTGGGCCTGCTGCACTGGGTTGGGGGCAGCGAGGGCAGAAAGACCTGGCGGCGCCGTGGCCAGCAGCCTCCCcagccgccgcccccgccgccgcccccgcagCGGGCTGAGGTGGCGCCGGGCGCCGGGCAGCCGGTGGAGAGCTTCCCGCTGGACTTCACGGCCGTGGAGGGCAACATGGACAGCTTTATGGCGCAAGTCAAGAGCCTGGCACAGTCCCTGTACCCCTGCTCTGCGCAGCAGCTCAACGAGGACCTGCGCCTTCACCTCCTACTGAACACGTCGGTGACCTGCAATGACGGCAGCCCCGCCGG CTACTACTTGAAGGAGTCCAAGGGCAGTCGGCGGTGGTTACTCTTTCTGGAAG GCGGCTGGTATTGCTTCAACCGAGAGAACTGCGACTCCAGATACAGCACCATGCGGCGTCTCATGAGCTCCAGAGATTGGCCACACACGCGCACAG gtactgggattctATCCTCCCAGCCAGAGGAGAACCCTCACTGGTGGAATGCCAATATGGT CTTCATCCCCTACTGCTCCAGTGACGTTTGGAGTGGGGCTTCACCCAAGTCTGAGAAGA ATGAGTATGCCTTCATGGGTTCCCTCATCATCCAGGAGGTGGTGCGGGAGCTCCTAGGCAAAGGGCTGAGCGGGGCTAAAGTGCTGCTGTTGGCCGGGAGCAG CGCTGGGGGCACCGGGGTGCTGTTGAATGTAGACCGCGTGGCTGAGCTGCTGGAGGAGTTGGGCTACCCATCCATCCAGGTGCGGGGCCTGGCTGACTCAGGCTGGTTCCTGGACAACAAACAATATCGCCGATCGGATTGCATTGATACTATCAACTGTGCGCCCACAGAGGCCATCCGCCGTGGCATCAG GTACTGGAATGGGATGGTACCAGAGCGCTGTCAGCGCCAGTTCAAGGAAGGCGAGGAATGGAATTGCTTCTTCGGCTACAAAGTATACCCGACTCTGCGCT GTCCAGTGTTCGTGGTGCAGTGGCTTTTTGATGAGGCCCAGCTGACCGTGGATAATGTGCATCTCACTGGGCAGCCGGTTCAGGAGGGCCAGTGGCTATACATCCAGAATCTGGGCCGAGAACTGCGTGGCACACTCAAGGATGTACA GGCCAGCTTTGCCCCCGCCTGCCTCTCACATGAGATCATCGTTCGGAG CTATTGGACGGATGTCCAGGTGAAGGGGACGTCATTGCCCCGGGCACTGCACTGCTGGGACAGAAGCTTCCATGACAGCCATAAGGCCAGCAGAGCCCCCGTGAAGGGCTGCCCTTTCCACCTGGTGGACAGTTGCCCCTGGCCCCACTGCAACCCCTCATGCCCTACCCTCAGGGACCAGTTTACAGGGCAGGAGATGAGCGTGGCCCAGTTCCTTATGCACATGGGCTTCGATGTGCAGACGGTGGCCCAGCAGCAGGGCATGGAGCCCAGCAAGCTGCTGGGGATGCTGAGTAGTGGAAACTAG